One Ranitomeya imitator isolate aRanImi1 chromosome 1, aRanImi1.pri, whole genome shotgun sequence DNA window includes the following coding sequences:
- the LOC138643061 gene encoding acyl-coenzyme A thioesterase 6-like, giving the protein LPGKCWHFSPRLVHCSLSFPGEGPFLGVIDMFGEDGGLVEYRSSLLASRGFASLALPYFAFGDLPPAMSEFHLEYFEEVANFVIRHPKVRGSGVGVTASGKGSDPALSMITFLPQVIAAVSVSGCCANTAAPLSYKDFTIPALAYDMSRDQISETAVFDISEALDDPLDPANSQCLIPVEKAQGSFMFVGGEDDLNWKSSVYAMATMSCLQQSGKSNYNLLSYPGAGHQIDPPSSPFCPVAVNRVLGVPILGGGELKAHCHAQEDSWQKIQDFFLDALKIKTEKKCPALVLRYLCEEAQSHHFKIWSLLLCSDQKKNNFVGLLI; this is encoded by the exons TTACCGGGCAAATGTTGGCATTTTTCTCCCAGGTTGGTCCATTGTTCATTGTCATTTCCAGGGGAAGGTCCCTTCCTTGGTGTGATTGATATGTTTGGAGAAGATGGTGGACTGGTTGAGTATCGTTCCAGTCTACTAGCTAGCCGTGGCTTCGCTTCTTTGGCTCTGCCATACTTTGCATTTGGAGACCTCCCACCTGCAATGTCTGAGTTCCATCTGGAGTATTTTGAGGAAGTGGCAAACTTTGTTATCCGACATCCAAAA gTTCGAGGGTCTGGAGTTGGTGTAACGGCATCTGGTAAAGGATCAGATCCGGCTCTATCGATGATCACCTTTTTACCCCAGGTGATTGCAGCAGTCAGTGTATCTGGGTGCTGTGCCAACACCGCTGCCCCACTTAGCTACAAAGACTTCACCATCCCAGCCTTGGCATACGACATGAGCCGCGACCAGATCTCTGAAACAGCAGTGTTTGATATCTCTGAAGCACTTGATGATCCACTGGATCCAGCTAACAGCCAGTGTCTGATCCCAGTAGAGAAAGCGCAAGGTTCATTCATGTTTGTTGGAGGAGAAGATGATCTGAATTGGAAGAGTTCTGTGTATGCGATGGCTACCATGTCTTGCTTGCAGCAAAGTGGGAAAAGTAACTATAATCTGCTCTCTTACCCCGGGGCCGGGCATCAGATTGACCCACCATCCAGTCCCTTCTGCCCAGTTGCTGTCAATAGAGTCTTGGGTGTTCCTATTTTAGGTGGAGGTGAACTAAAAGCTCATTGCCACGCGCAGGAAGACTCCTGGCAGAAAATACAAGACTTTTTTTTGGACGCACTTAagataaaaactgaaaaaaaatgtcCGGCGCTAGTCTTACGTTACCTCTGTGAGGAAGCACAGAGCCATCATTTCAAGATTTGGAGTTTACTCCTATGCTCCGATCAAAAGAAGAATAATTTTGTGGGGTTGTTAATTTGA